The following proteins come from a genomic window of Clostridium cylindrosporum DSM 605:
- a CDS encoding type II secretion system F family protein, producing the protein MPQYNYTVINRSGKRQRSTVEASSEDAAIEILQSKGMYIIDIVEEGLSFSSSKKCKTKLSDISVFARQVSTMMASGVSIITTFEALEDQNDDKRFRAALRDIKSKVQKGISVSEAMRDNSAVFPPLLCTMIEAGEMTGDLDKAFDRMAAYYDKENKMRQKIVNATIYPSILAGVSALAITALMIFAIPQFLGVFQEMQIPLPGITKFVLGLAGGMKTYWYLIVLAVALISSGYKMYYKSPNGGVAIDKVKLRIPVIGDILAFAALARFSRTLSALIEAGVSMISALEITKNVVVNKYMMKNMDGMLDGIKSGEPLSENLGGINIIPKIFTVMVRTGEDSGRLDYMLLKAAEMYENEVDVKVGRINTIIEPVIIVFLAIVLGGIMASVMLPMFTLYGNM; encoded by the coding sequence ATGCCACAGTACAATTATACGGTAATAAACAGGTCAGGAAAAAGACAAAGAAGCACAGTTGAAGCCTCAAGTGAAGATGCAGCAATAGAAATTCTCCAATCTAAGGGAATGTATATAATAGATATAGTAGAAGAGGGATTAAGCTTCTCATCTAGTAAGAAGTGTAAAACAAAGCTTAGTGATATATCGGTATTTGCAAGACAAGTATCAACAATGATGGCATCAGGAGTTAGTATAATAACTACATTTGAAGCACTAGAAGACCAAAATGATGATAAAAGATTTAGAGCTGCTTTAAGGGATATAAAAAGTAAGGTACAAAAGGGTATATCAGTATCAGAGGCTATGAGAGATAATTCAGCAGTATTTCCACCACTATTATGCACAATGATAGAGGCAGGAGAAATGACAGGGGACTTAGATAAAGCATTTGACAGAATGGCAGCATATTATGATAAGGAAAACAAAATGAGACAAAAGATAGTAAATGCTACTATTTACCCAAGTATACTAGCAGGTGTATCTGCACTTGCTATAACTGCACTTATGATATTTGCAATACCACAGTTTTTAGGCGTATTTCAAGAGATGCAAATTCCACTGCCTGGTATAACAAAATTCGTTCTTGGACTAGCAGGTGGAATGAAAACATACTGGTACTTAATAGTTCTAGCAGTTGCACTAATATCTAGTGGATACAAGATGTACTATAAATCACCTAATGGAGGAGTTGCAATTGATAAAGTAAAGCTAAGAATTCCTGTAATCGGGGATATACTAGCATTTGCGGCACTCGCTAGATTTTCTAGAACACTTTCAGCACTAATTGAAGCTGGAGTATCTATGATATCAGCACTTGAAATTACTAAAAATGTTGTTGTAAACAAATACATGATGAAAAACATGGATGGAATGTTAGATGGTATAAAGTCAGGTGAACCTTTAAGTGAAAATCTAGGGGGAATAAATATAATTCCAAAGATATTCACAGTAATGGTAAGAACAGGTGAAGACTCAGGGCGACTTGACTATATGCTTCTTAAAGCAGCGGAAATGTATGAAAATGAAGTAGATGTAAAGGTAGGAAGAATAAACACAATAATAGAGCCGGTTATAATAGTATTCCTAGCAATAGTTCTAGGAGGAATAATGGCATCTGTAATGTTACCTATGTTTACTTTATATGGAAACATGTAA
- a CDS encoding PilW family protein — protein sequence MRRRKSGLTLIELIVSLSILVILFTVVYDLYMNNLSLYKKDEMKVKSELQVKNFCDSLYSYLKASYQNSIEVGNSEKLEDVKWSEVIEEQKSILMLIPQKGDPVECSDSYIENLSGSYYYRGRLKDIINSEEVKNTDYHYIMFSLKEENGGKYIETISNIIEDSQIKTKSLKGIVENFTIKPEYVQVNENAEARLILSKIKIKLEYKQSKNKTDNIKLDYTIRN from the coding sequence ATGAGAAGGCGTAAAAGTGGACTTACACTAATTGAGCTTATAGTATCACTTTCTATATTAGTAATACTATTTACAGTTGTTTATGACCTTTATATGAATAACCTATCTCTTTATAAAAAAGATGAGATGAAGGTTAAATCTGAATTACAGGTAAAAAATTTTTGTGATTCTTTATATTCATATCTTAAGGCTTCATATCAAAACTCTATAGAGGTTGGAAATAGCGAAAAGCTAGAAGATGTAAAATGGAGTGAAGTTATAGAGGAGCAGAAAAGTATACTTATGTTAATACCACAAAAGGGAGACCCTGTAGAATGTTCTGATAGCTATATAGAAAATCTTTCAGGTAGCTATTATTACAGAGGAAGGCTAAAAGACATTATAAATAGTGAAGAAGTTAAGAATACTGACTATCACTATATAATGTTTAGCTTAAAAGAAGAAAATGGTGGAAAATATATTGAAACTATTTCAAATATTATAGAGGATAGTCAAATTAAGACTAAGTCCTTAAAGGGAATAGTAGAAAACTTTACTATAAAACCTGAATATGTTCAGGTTAATGAAAATGCAGAAGCTAGATTAATATTAAGCAAAATAAAAATCAAACTAGAATATAAACAATCAAAAAACAAAACTGACAATATTAAGTTAGACTATACCATAAGA
- a CDS encoding tRNA threonylcarbamoyladenosine dehydratase, with protein sequence MLGPFSRTQLIIGQEGLDKLKSSTVAIFGIGGVGSFTAEALARSGVGKLILIDDDNICLTNINRQIHATTKTVGKDKVEVMRDRILDINPKCIVEVHKSFYSKDTAESLISTEYDYVVDAIDTVSSKIDMAERCGKLGIKIISSMGAGNKLDPTKFEVTDISKTSVCPLAKVMRHELKKRRVKKLKVVYSKEVPVKPRENDLHSCKSNCICPPGADRKCSVKRSIPGSISFVPSVVGLIMAGEVIKDLMK encoded by the coding sequence ATGCTAGGACCATTTTCAAGAACTCAGTTGATAATTGGACAAGAAGGACTAGATAAACTTAAGTCATCAACTGTAGCTATTTTTGGTATAGGGGGAGTAGGATCATTTACTGCGGAAGCCCTTGCTAGAAGCGGTGTTGGAAAACTTATTCTTATAGATGATGATAATATATGTCTAACTAATATTAATAGACAAATTCATGCCACTACCAAAACTGTAGGTAAAGATAAAGTAGAGGTTATGAGAGACAGAATTTTAGATATAAATCCTAAATGCATAGTTGAAGTCCACAAGTCCTTCTATTCAAAGGATACAGCAGAAAGTTTAATATCTACAGAATATGATTATGTTGTAGATGCAATAGATACAGTATCATCTAAAATAGATATGGCTGAAAGATGTGGAAAACTTGGAATAAAAATAATCAGTAGTATGGGAGCTGGAAATAAGCTGGACCCTACAAAGTTTGAGGTTACAGACATATCAAAAACAAGTGTATGTCCACTTGCTAAGGTTATGAGACACGAACTTAAGAAAAGAAGAGTAAAAAAGCTTAAGGTAGTATACTCTAAGGAAGTTCCTGTTAAACCTCGTGAAAATGATTTACATTCATGTAAATCAAATTGTATATGTCCACCAGGTGCTGATAGAAAATGTTCAGTTAAAAGAAGTATTCCAGGAAGTATATCCTTTGTTCCATCTGTTGTAGGATTAATTATGGCAGGAGAGGTTATTAAGGATTTAATGAAATAA
- a CDS encoding GspE/PulE family protein, with protein sequence MVASVKKKLGKMLLEENIITEEQLREALVIHKSSGDKLGRVLINAGFVTEDDILEVLKVQLGIEYVNLNVEQIDNEAIESLSETIARNHNLIPIRINGSSIIVALNDPLNIFAIEDVAIYTGKQVKVVLAREEDIKKNLDIYYSKQEAIRAAESFAREVQEEDDYEDIGEENENSAPIIKIVNSIIEQAINAKASDIHIEPYDYIVRVRYRVDGLLHEHMSVKSSLLPPMVARIKILANIDISERRLPQDGRISYSYFNNEYDMRVSTLPTVFGEKIVIRIQNKKGFIKDKKEIGFSENDLKAFDRMIGSANGIILVSGPTGSGKTTTLYTILNELNSDNRNIITVEDPVESKIHGVNQVQVHHKAGLSFASALRSILRQDPDIIMIGEIRDSETAEIAVRSAITGHLVLSTIHTNDSPTTVSRLIDMGIEDFLIGSSLVGVISQRLVRRICEHCKVQYKPDTLEIKAMGLNENVDYIFANGEGCKHCKGTGYSGRTGIYEIMVVNDAIKKVILSKGNSDDIEKVAILEGMTTLSQSCIEKIIKGETTYEEYIRVAYSI encoded by the coding sequence ATGGTAGCCTCAGTAAAGAAAAAACTTGGTAAAATGCTTCTTGAAGAAAATATTATTACCGAGGAACAGTTAAGAGAAGCTTTAGTAATTCATAAATCTTCAGGAGACAAGCTTGGTCGGGTATTAATTAATGCTGGATTTGTAACTGAGGATGATATATTAGAAGTTTTAAAGGTTCAACTTGGAATAGAGTATGTAAACCTAAATGTAGAACAAATAGATAATGAGGCTATAGAGTCACTTTCAGAGACAATAGCTAGAAACCATAATTTAATACCTATTAGAATAAACGGAAGCAGTATTATTGTAGCACTAAATGATCCACTAAATATATTTGCTATAGAGGACGTGGCGATATATACAGGAAAACAGGTAAAGGTTGTTTTAGCTAGAGAAGAAGATATTAAAAAGAACCTAGATATATATTACTCAAAGCAAGAGGCTATAAGGGCCGCTGAATCATTTGCAAGGGAAGTACAGGAAGAGGATGACTACGAAGACATAGGTGAAGAGAATGAGAACTCAGCCCCTATTATTAAGATAGTAAACTCAATCATTGAACAAGCAATAAATGCTAAGGCAAGTGATATTCATATTGAACCCTATGATTATATAGTTAGGGTTAGATATAGAGTAGATGGACTTCTTCATGAACATATGTCTGTAAAGAGTTCATTACTTCCTCCTATGGTTGCTAGAATTAAGATTTTGGCAAACATAGATATAAGTGAGAGAAGACTCCCACAAGATGGAAGAATAAGCTATAGCTATTTTAATAATGAATATGACATGAGAGTATCGACACTCCCTACTGTTTTTGGAGAAAAAATAGTTATAAGAATTCAGAACAAAAAAGGCTTTATAAAGGATAAAAAAGAAATAGGGTTTAGTGAAAATGACCTTAAGGCATTTGATAGAATGATAGGCTCTGCAAATGGAATAATATTAGTTTCAGGACCTACAGGAAGTGGAAAAACAACAACACTTTATACAATACTTAATGAACTTAACTCTGATAATAGAAATATAATAACAGTTGAAGATCCAGTTGAAAGTAAAATACATGGAGTAAATCAAGTGCAGGTACATCATAAAGCTGGACTTAGCTTTGCAAGTGCACTAAGGTCTATTCTAAGGCAAGACCCTGACATAATAATGATAGGGGAAATAAGAGACTCTGAAACAGCAGAAATAGCAGTAAGGTCTGCTATAACAGGGCATTTGGTTCTATCAACTATTCATACTAATGATTCGCCAACTACAGTTTCAAGACTTATAGATATGGGGATTGAAGACTTTCTTATAGGTTCATCTTTAGTTGGGGTAATATCTCAAAGATTAGTTAGAAGAATATGTGAACACTGTAAAGTACAATATAAACCAGATACTTTAGAGATAAAGGCAATGGGTCTTAATGAAAATGTAGACTATATATTCGCTAATGGGGAAGGATGTAAGCACTGTAAAGGTACAGGATATAGTGGAAGAACAGGAATATATGAAATTATGGTAGTAAATGATGCTATAAAAAAGGTCATATTAAGCAAGGGAAATAGTGATGATATAGAAAAGGTAGCAATTCTTGAGGGAATGACTACACTTTCTCAAAGCTGTATAGAAAAAATTATAAAAGGTGAAACAACATATGAAGAATATATAAGAGTTGCATACTCAATATAA
- the glyA gene encoding serine hydroxymethyltransferase translates to MCKLEKIKNSDPKIFEAIQNEMKRQEENIELIASENFTSLAVMEAQGSQLTNKYAEGYPAKRYYGGCEFVDVVENLAIERIKELFGAEHANVQPHSGSNANMAVYMSVLKPGDKVLGMDLSNGGHLTHGSPVNFSGTLYDFSSYGVDEKGYIDYEDLRNKAIELKPKMIVAGASAYSRSIDFAKFREIADEVGAYFMVDMAHIAGLVAAGLHQNPVPYADFVTSTTHKTLRGPRGGLILCKAEFAKAVDRLIFPGIQGGPLEHVIAAKAVCFGEALTPEFKEYQTKVVENAATLANALTERGFNLVSGGTDNHLMLVDLRNKGVTGKEAEKLLDEVKITVNKNTVPNETQSPFVTSGVRIGTPAATSRGFGKEEMVEIADIINWVIDNKDGDLTPALKRVEALCAKFPLYK, encoded by the coding sequence ATGTGTAAGTTAGAAAAAATCAAAAACTCAGATCCAAAAATATTTGAAGCAATTCAAAACGAAATGAAGAGACAAGAAGAAAACATCGAGCTTATAGCTTCAGAAAACTTCACTAGTCTTGCTGTTATGGAAGCACAAGGTTCACAATTAACAAACAAGTATGCTGAAGGATATCCAGCAAAGAGATACTACGGTGGATGCGAATTCGTAGACGTTGTAGAAAATCTAGCAATCGAAAGAATCAAGGAACTATTTGGAGCAGAACATGCTAACGTTCAACCACACTCAGGTTCAAACGCTAACATGGCAGTTTACATGTCAGTTCTTAAGCCAGGAGATAAGGTACTAGGAATGGACCTTTCAAACGGTGGACACTTAACTCATGGAAGCCCAGTTAACTTCTCAGGAACACTATATGACTTTAGCTCATACGGAGTAGATGAAAAGGGATACATAGATTACGAAGACCTAAGAAACAAGGCTATTGAATTAAAGCCTAAGATGATCGTTGCAGGTGCAAGTGCATACTCAAGATCAATCGATTTCGCTAAGTTCAGAGAAATCGCTGATGAAGTTGGAGCTTACTTCATGGTAGATATGGCTCACATTGCAGGACTTGTTGCTGCTGGCCTACACCAAAATCCAGTTCCATACGCTGATTTCGTAACATCAACAACTCATAAGACACTTAGAGGGCCAAGAGGGGGACTTATCCTTTGTAAGGCTGAATTCGCTAAGGCTGTTGACAGACTAATATTCCCAGGAATCCAAGGTGGACCACTTGAGCACGTTATAGCTGCTAAGGCTGTATGTTTCGGTGAAGCTCTTACTCCAGAATTCAAGGAATACCAAACTAAGGTTGTTGAAAATGCTGCAACTCTAGCTAATGCTCTTACTGAAAGAGGATTCAACCTAGTATCAGGAGGAACTGATAACCACCTAATGCTTGTTGACCTAAGAAACAAGGGTGTAACTGGTAAGGAAGCTGAAAAGCTACTTGACGAAGTTAAGATCACTGTTAATAAGAACACAGTTCCTAACGAAACTCAAAGCCCATTTGTGACAAGTGGTGTAAGAATAGGAACTCCAGCTGCTACTTCAAGAGGTTTCGGAAAAGAAGAAATGGTTGAAATAGCTGACATTATTAACTGGGTAATTGATAACAAGGACGGAGATTTAACTCCAGCTCTTAAGAGAGTAGAAGCTCTTTGTGCTAAGTTCCCACTTTACAAGTAA
- a CDS encoding metal-sensitive transcriptional regulator: MKCSKKNIITRLRRIEGQVKGIQRMIENDEDCTEVLVQIAAVRAAINKVGGVVLENYSKNCILKVAENKDAEDEMNKLIDTIVRFTK, from the coding sequence ATGAAGTGTAGTAAAAAAAATATTATAACAAGACTCAGAAGAATAGAAGGGCAAGTCAAGGGCATTCAGAGAATGATTGAAAATGATGAAGATTGCACCGAAGTACTTGTTCAAATTGCAGCGGTTAGAGCTGCTATTAATAAGGTTGGAGGAGTAGTTCTAGAGAATTATTCTAAAAATTGTATACTCAAAGTAGCAGAAAATAAGGACGCAGAGGATGAAATGAATAAATTAATTGACACTATCGTACGATTTACAAAATAA
- a CDS encoding prepilin-type N-terminal cleavage/methylation domain-containing protein, which produces MKNLRKRKKGGFTLIEMVVVIAIVVIIAAIAIPQALKAVNKSRASTDIANARAYAGQIMNRIANDDVKTVDAAGDDTENNVLKSGTAKAITNATTGTNASAGTATDLLGSSVAPLKLDDTQGWFVKYTKDPNGNDSIEILVGKAAGTAKRIYPSVDSGSEWANYVK; this is translated from the coding sequence ATGAAAAATTTAAGAAAAAGGAAAAAAGGTGGATTTACCTTAATCGAAATGGTTGTAGTTATAGCGATCGTTGTAATTATAGCTGCGATAGCAATACCACAAGCATTAAAAGCAGTTAACAAATCAAGGGCATCAACAGATATTGCAAATGCAAGAGCCTATGCAGGACAAATAATGAATAGAATAGCAAATGATGATGTAAAGACAGTAGATGCTGCTGGAGATGATACGGAAAATAACGTTTTAAAGTCAGGTACAGCTAAAGCGATAACTAATGCAACAACTGGGACTAACGCATCTGCTGGAACTGCCACAGATTTACTTGGTTCAAGTGTAGCGCCACTTAAATTAGATGATACTCAAGGTTGGTTTGTAAAGTATACAAAAGATCCAAATGGAAATGATAGTATAGAAATACTTGTTGGAAAAGCAGCTGGAACTGCAAAAAGAATTTATCCATCAGTAGATAGTGGTAGTGAATGGGCTAATTATGTTAAATAA
- a CDS encoding type II secretion system protein, with translation MKKGFTLIEMVIVVAIITILSGVVFLSSLNSFRTSKVEGFSNEALSLISRLYDNQSSKARFLDQINSNNAEATYNIVFEEDNGEIKAKLRDKQETIDEVLISNIASIKDMSLKFKDKVVGEEETRDNIILPKNTSSIKKYILTFDSKGRVVRTIEDGMGTPETKILKSLTIQIGIENKNFFRNIIITTPPAGNIVMEKEMG, from the coding sequence ATGAAAAAAGGATTTACTTTAATTGAAATGGTTATAGTAGTAGCGATTATTACAATTTTATCTGGAGTTGTGTTTTTGAGTTCGTTGAATTCATTTAGAACTTCAAAAGTAGAGGGCTTTAGTAATGAAGCCCTTTCTTTAATAAGTAGGCTTTATGATAATCAAAGTAGTAAGGCAAGATTTCTTGATCAGATAAATAGTAATAATGCAGAGGCTACCTATAATATCGTTTTTGAAGAGGATAATGGAGAAATTAAGGCGAAGCTAAGGGATAAGCAAGAGACTATAGATGAGGTATTAATTTCAAATATTGCATCTATAAAGGATATGAGCCTTAAGTTTAAGGATAAGGTAGTAGGCGAAGAGGAGACTCGGGATAATATAATTCTCCCAAAGAATACAAGCTCTATAAAAAAGTATATATTAACCTTTGATTCTAAGGGAAGAGTTGTAAGAACTATAGAGGATGGCATGGGGACACCAGAGACAAAGATTTTAAAATCATTAACAATTCAAATAGGAATAGAGAATAAGAACTTTTTTAGAAATATTATTATAACTACTCCTCCAGCAGGAAATATAGTTATGGAAAAGGAGATGGGTTAA